From one bacterium genomic stretch:
- a CDS encoding ATPase, T2SS/T4P/T4SS family: protein MQAVKSFLNDILLNAGILTEDQLSQVIEHTRKTKSTLLESISDLKIIDREELYFQIKAALEIQYGVTFTDLSVTEFDFELLNLFTKELIINNKFLPLKKSGNVFTLAMVDPNNIVAEKEIKDRLREFKDVSIKKTVMLEDDFNRFIALKFSKHEEEKTLVIEQNADELISSMGIDLLEGGPDNIDVADLTDSAEEAPIIQLANSILGVAIKRSVSDIHIEPREKDLMVRFRQDGVLSVYKLIPKKVQNALVSRYKIMSDLDIAERRLPQDGRIRVKMANKVIDFRVSTLPGKFGEKIVMRILDKSSISLGLDNIISDRETLNIVKEMISRPFGIIFVTGPTGSGKTTTLYSALSERNTPEVNISTAEDPIEYDLQGITQTEVNKTIGLDFAKILRAFLRQDPDIMLVGETRDKETAKISIEAALTGHLVFTTLHTNDAPGAVMRLQEMDVEPFLISSSTIGIIAQRLLRRICPNCKEEYYPDEKTLKFLGIGSETSVSHAVGTSGNGSYYKGKGCEKCNWTGYKGRIGAFEVMKINDDLRNLIAKGANTAILRYAAQQSGMKTLVEYSINLAKEGLTTIDEVIRVTFTGEGASAFCPGCGKPVGEEFYKCPFCQYELKKTCKRCGSTIQEGWISCTCCGLKLIDDIADTLCENCGGDISNDMRNCPWCYIDLINNKKRKLEKEEL from the coding sequence ATGCAAGCAGTGAAAAGCTTTTTGAATGATATATTGTTAAATGCCGGAATATTAACTGAAGATCAGTTAAGTCAGGTGATTGAGCATACAAGAAAAACAAAAAGTACTTTGCTTGAGTCAATTAGCGACTTGAAAATAATTGACAGAGAAGAACTTTATTTTCAGATAAAAGCAGCTCTTGAAATTCAATATGGTGTAACTTTTACGGATTTGTCCGTTACAGAGTTTGATTTTGAATTATTAAATTTATTTACCAAAGAGTTAATAATAAATAATAAATTTCTGCCTTTGAAAAAATCAGGAAATGTTTTTACTCTTGCGATGGTGGATCCTAATAATATAGTTGCCGAAAAAGAAATAAAGGACAGGCTTAGAGAGTTTAAAGACGTCAGCATAAAAAAAACCGTTATGCTCGAAGATGATTTTAACAGGTTTATTGCCCTGAAATTCTCAAAGCATGAAGAAGAAAAAACATTGGTAATCGAGCAAAATGCCGATGAACTTATTTCTTCAATGGGAATAGACCTTCTAGAAGGCGGTCCTGATAATATTGATGTTGCAGATCTTACCGATTCTGCCGAAGAAGCCCCTATTATTCAGCTTGCAAACAGTATTCTGGGCGTTGCCATAAAAAGAAGTGTCAGCGATATTCATATAGAGCCCAGAGAAAAGGACCTTATGGTCAGATTTAGACAAGACGGGGTTTTAAGCGTATATAAATTAATTCCCAAAAAAGTTCAAAATGCACTTGTTTCAAGATATAAAATTATGTCTGATTTGGATATTGCGGAGAGAAGACTCCCTCAAGACGGTAGAATTAGAGTAAAAATGGCTAATAAAGTTATAGATTTTCGTGTATCTACGCTGCCGGGTAAATTTGGTGAAAAAATAGTAATGAGAATCCTTGATAAATCAAGCATTTCTCTCGGTCTTGATAATATTATTTCCGACAGGGAAACCTTAAACATTGTAAAAGAAATGATAAGCAGACCTTTTGGCATAATTTTTGTTACAGGACCGACAGGAAGCGGAAAAACTACAACTCTTTACAGCGCTTTGAGTGAAAGAAATACCCCCGAAGTAAATATTTCCACGGCTGAAGATCCTATAGAGTACGATCTTCAAGGAATTACACAGACAGAAGTAAACAAAACAATAGGGCTTGATTTTGCAAAAATATTAAGGGCATTTCTTCGGCAGGATCCTGATATTATGCTTGTAGGGGAAACAAGAGACAAAGAAACAGCAAAAATATCAATAGAAGCTGCTCTTACTGGACACCTTGTGTTTACAACGCTTCATACAAATGATGCACCGGGCGCTGTTATGAGATTGCAGGAAATGGATGTTGAACCCTTCCTGATTTCAAGTTCGACAATAGGCATAATCGCTCAAAGATTATTAAGAAGAATTTGTCCTAATTGCAAAGAAGAATACTATCCTGATGAGAAAACGCTTAAATTCCTTGGTATAGGAAGTGAGACGAGTGTGTCTCATGCAGTAGGGACTTCCGGTAATGGAAGTTATTACAAAGGAAAAGGTTGTGAAAAATGCAACTGGACTGGATACAAAGGGCGTATCGGGGCTTTTGAAGTTATGAAGATAAATGATGATCTTCGTAATTTGATTGCAAAAGGTGCAAATACAGCCATCTTAAGATATGCCGCACAACAATCAGGGATGAAAACTCTTGTTGAGTACAGTATTAACCTAGCAAAGGAAGGACTTACAACTATTGATGAGGTGATAAGGGTTACTTTTACAGGAGAAGGAGCTTCGGCTTTTTGTCCGGGATGTGGAAAACCTGTTGGAGAAGAATTTTACAAATGTCCTTTCTGTCAGTACGAACTTAAAAAAACCTGTAAAAGGTGCGGCAGTACAATTCAAGAAGGCTGGATTTCTTGTACATGTTGTGGTTTAAAACTTATAGATGATATTGCTGATACATTGTGTGAAAATTGTGGTGGCGATATTTCAAATGATATGAGAAACTGTCCGTGGTGTTATATTGATTTAATAAATAATAAAAAAAGAAAGTTAGAGAAAGAGGAGTTATAA
- a CDS encoding PadR family transcriptional regulator, translating to MTELLILAILLSSECTIYKIKQKIKNNFSVFLSASFGSIHPAVVKLEKNGFICAKRKLSSGGQKSFTYSITAKGKDYFKELMVAEIIESPSHLNQLINIKIMLLDLLDENSREYTINSIKNYYKIHLLSTEELLETLAGKQENKDKFFQLNFLKHHIDKISRELNWIQGLS from the coding sequence ATGACAGAACTTCTTATACTTGCAATTTTGCTTAGCAGTGAGTGCACAATATATAAAATTAAACAGAAAATAAAAAATAATTTTTCTGTATTTTTAAGCGCGAGTTTCGGGTCAATTCATCCTGCCGTAGTAAAACTTGAAAAAAACGGTTTTATTTGCGCAAAACGAAAATTAAGCTCAGGAGGTCAGAAAAGTTTTACTTATTCTATAACGGCTAAAGGAAAAGATTATTTTAAAGAGCTTATGGTTGCGGAAATAATTGAATCTCCCTCTCATTTGAATCAGCTTATAAATATAAAAATTATGCTTCTCGACTTGTTGGATGAAAATTCACGTGAATATACAATAAATTCGATAAAAAATTATTACAAAATCCATTTGTTAAGCACTGAAGAGTTGCTTGAAACTCTGGCAGGCAAGCAGGAAAATAAAGATAAATTTTTCCAACTAAATTTTTTAAAACATCACATAGATAAAATTTCGCGAGAACTTAATTGGATTCAGGGTTTAAGTTAA
- a CDS encoding isoprenyl transferase has translation MSIKFESFTETTEDLVKKTGIKHVAIIMDGNRRWAHMKNLPSVVGHNEGVKALKQTVQSSIDFGIKYLTVYAFSTENWGRKKEEVDFLMFLLKETIKNETAELNKKGVRIRIIGDLDPLSEDLKKVLAGAENLTKNNETLNLQIAINYGARSEITNAIKNIASSVKSGNLNPENINEEVISSHLYTANIPDPDLLIRTGGEQRISNYLLWQIAYTELYITEAFWPEFGEIELSKAVMEFAGRQRRFGKD, from the coding sequence ATGTCAATAAAATTTGAATCATTTACAGAAACAACCGAAGACCTCGTTAAAAAAACAGGTATAAAACATGTCGCAATAATTATGGACGGAAACAGAAGATGGGCTCATATGAAGAATCTTCCCTCCGTAGTCGGGCATAATGAAGGTGTAAAAGCACTGAAACAAACTGTTCAGTCCTCTATTGATTTCGGGATAAAATATCTTACGGTTTACGCTTTTTCTACAGAAAACTGGGGCAGAAAAAAAGAAGAAGTTGATTTTTTGATGTTTCTTTTAAAAGAAACTATCAAAAATGAAACTGCCGAATTAAATAAAAAAGGCGTAAGAATAAGAATAATAGGAGATTTAGATCCTTTAAGCGAAGATTTGAAAAAAGTACTTGCAGGTGCAGAAAATCTAACCAAGAACAATGAAACGCTTAATCTTCAAATTGCAATAAATTATGGCGCAAGAAGTGAAATAACAAATGCGATAAAAAATATTGCCTCCAGTGTAAAATCAGGAAATTTAAATCCTGAAAACATAAATGAAGAAGTTATTTCAAGCCATCTTTATACAGCTAATATTCCTGACCCTGATCTTTTAATAAGAACGGGCGGCGAACAAAGAATCAGCAACTATCTTTTATGGCAAATAGCCTATACAGAGCTTTATATAACGGAGGCTTTCTGGCCGGAATTTGGAGAAATCGAACTTTCAAAGGCTGTTATGGAATTTGCAGGACGTCAAAGAAGGTTTGGTAAAGATTAA
- the rdgB gene encoding RdgB/HAM1 family non-canonical purine NTP pyrophosphatase, whose translation MTLKINKLIFATKNKNKLAEVTDSLKETGVSLCGIEGDFDPEETGSTFEENAYIKAFEAAKLMNTPAFGDDSGLVVDALDGRPGVYSSRYAENDLKRIEKLLEELKNVPQEKRTARFICAMVVVNPHGEILYSCQGTCEGIIIDSPKGTKGFGYDPVFFIPEKNSTMAELTMDEKNTVSHRGKALKKIIEWLLNK comes from the coding sequence ATGACACTAAAGATAAATAAGCTCATTTTTGCAACAAAAAACAAAAATAAACTTGCTGAAGTAACTGACTCTTTGAAAGAAACGGGCGTTTCATTATGCGGAATTGAAGGAGATTTTGATCCGGAAGAAACAGGTTCAACTTTTGAAGAAAATGCCTATATAAAAGCTTTTGAAGCAGCAAAATTAATGAATACACCAGCTTTTGGAGATGATTCGGGACTTGTTGTAGATGCGCTTGACGGTAGACCGGGAGTTTATTCTTCCCGTTATGCCGAAAATGACCTGAAAAGAATTGAAAAACTTCTTGAAGAACTCAAAAATGTTCCTCAAGAAAAACGTACAGCTCGATTTATTTGCGCAATGGTGGTGGTTAATCCTCATGGAGAAATTTTATATTCATGTCAGGGAACTTGCGAAGGAATAATTATAGATTCGCCAAAAGGCACGAAGGGCTTTGGATATGATCCTGTATTTTTTATACCCGAAAAAAACTCTACGATGGCAGAGCTAACAATGGATGAAAAAAATACAGTAAGTCATCGAGGCAAAGCTCTCAAAAAAATTATAGAATGGCTATTGAATAAATAA